The following are encoded together in the Xanthobacter autotrophicus Py2 genome:
- a CDS encoding Extracellular ligand-binding receptor (PFAM: Extracellular ligand-binding receptor~KEGG: bra:BRADO2539 putative branched-chain amino acid ABC transporter (substrate-binding protein)) yields the protein MQRTWKTLASAAAATLAAAVLPAAAMAQAPVKIGVVLPLSGPNAQFGINSRAGIEMAAEAINAAGGIASLGGAKIELVVADVPSPNTAAAATQRLVSQDQVVGVVGAFVSSITLAASEVTERAGIPMITHSFADQITARGYKYIFQVSAKATTYGKAQLDYAIALAKQAGAPFEKVAIFYEDTAYGTAQAKGLREAAKAAGITPVIDEAYPLGITDVAPLINKLRSAKADIVFPVSYFNDALQIIRAMRQQQIDIPTVGGAAGYIIPDFKKGLGEYSEGVFSIAPANYDFIPELNAQYKAKHGTFMTHEVIMYGAALHHMAKAIDAAKSRDPEKIRDAIAALKICDTGFAAGIPGGCTAFDATGLSSTAYPVFVQWRGDDLVTVFPAKAAKGPAIWAGKTLN from the coding sequence ATGCAAAGGACCTGGAAAACGCTCGCCTCAGCAGCCGCCGCGACCCTTGCCGCGGCGGTGCTGCCGGCCGCAGCCATGGCGCAGGCGCCGGTGAAGATCGGCGTGGTGCTGCCGCTCAGCGGTCCCAACGCGCAGTTCGGCATCAACAGCCGCGCCGGCATCGAGATGGCGGCGGAGGCCATCAATGCCGCCGGCGGCATCGCCTCCCTAGGCGGGGCCAAGATCGAGCTGGTGGTGGCGGACGTGCCCAGCCCCAACACCGCCGCTGCCGCCACCCAGCGTCTCGTCAGCCAGGACCAGGTGGTGGGCGTGGTCGGCGCCTTCGTCTCGTCGATCACCCTGGCCGCTTCCGAGGTGACCGAGCGCGCCGGCATCCCCATGATCACCCATTCCTTCGCCGACCAGATCACCGCGCGCGGCTACAAGTATATTTTCCAGGTGTCGGCCAAGGCGACCACCTACGGCAAGGCCCAGCTGGACTATGCCATCGCGCTAGCGAAGCAGGCCGGCGCACCGTTCGAGAAGGTCGCGATCTTTTACGAGGACACCGCCTATGGCACCGCCCAGGCCAAGGGCCTGCGGGAGGCGGCCAAGGCCGCAGGCATCACGCCGGTCATCGACGAGGCCTATCCGCTCGGCATCACCGATGTCGCGCCGCTCATCAACAAGCTGCGCTCGGCGAAGGCGGATATCGTATTCCCGGTGTCCTATTTCAACGATGCGCTCCAGATCATCCGCGCCATGCGCCAGCAGCAGATCGATATTCCCACCGTCGGCGGTGCCGCCGGCTATATCATTCCCGATTTCAAGAAGGGGCTCGGCGAGTATTCGGAGGGCGTATTCTCCATCGCGCCCGCGAACTATGATTTCATCCCCGAGCTGAACGCCCAGTACAAGGCCAAGCACGGCACCTTCATGACCCACGAGGTGATCATGTACGGCGCCGCGCTGCATCACATGGCCAAGGCCATCGACGCGGCGAAATCCCGCGACCCTGAGAAGATCCGCGACGCCATCGCGGCGCTGAAGATCTGCGACACCGGCTTTGCCGCCGGAATTCCCGGTGGCTGCACCGCCTTCGATGCAACCGGGCTTTCCAGCACCGCCTATCCGGTGTTCGTGCAGTGGCGCGGCGACGATCTTGTCACCGTGTTTCCCGCCAAGGCGGCCAAGGGGCCGGCTATCTGGGCTGGCAAAACCCTGAACTGA
- a CDS encoding Phenylacetaldoxime dehydratase (KEGG: psb:Psyr_0006 putative phenylacetaldoxime dehydratase) has protein sequence MVFHVEYPRIVPERRPPGHEPAAPRFSLRWEQPVGLVVCAYFGLQGQDLAWDEQKAFFDRLQTSFGTDGPVAHEIMRMHDETGAVNAILVAYWLDATAHARWERNSPFMAWFRDPARLEGTRGVWRETMHVPYDRHETIYSTPSYVIGLARTPGATRVPITTNGYFGAMRDRMPVSAIDTLESPLGAMPPRRAPDSHGRRLTAAFPLNLISIRSGQYWEGAGNEQTADYIDNLQPKLMRGMAHLSSHPEQTGTLTLRIMTNLDAEGRPRAETSVHGYFLSMAHLEEWSRSHETHLDIYRHAIAMNRLYKEKREVFTWHEVFALLPGAHAEYANCHGGTGLLPYFADA, from the coding sequence ATGGTCTTCCACGTCGAATATCCGCGCATCGTCCCCGAGCGCCGGCCGCCGGGCCACGAGCCGGCGGCGCCGCGCTTCTCCCTGCGCTGGGAGCAGCCGGTAGGGCTCGTGGTCTGCGCCTATTTCGGCCTTCAGGGGCAGGACCTTGCCTGGGACGAGCAGAAGGCCTTCTTCGACCGGCTGCAAACGTCCTTCGGCACGGACGGGCCTGTCGCCCACGAAATCATGCGCATGCACGACGAGACGGGCGCGGTGAACGCCATCCTCGTCGCCTACTGGCTCGATGCCACCGCTCATGCCCGCTGGGAGCGCAACTCTCCCTTCATGGCGTGGTTTCGCGATCCCGCACGCCTCGAAGGCACTCGCGGGGTGTGGCGGGAAACCATGCATGTGCCCTACGACCGGCACGAGACCATCTATTCCACGCCCAGCTACGTCATCGGCCTGGCCCGCACGCCGGGAGCGACGCGCGTGCCCATCACCACCAACGGCTATTTCGGTGCCATGCGCGACCGTATGCCCGTCTCCGCCATCGACACGCTGGAAAGCCCGCTCGGCGCCATGCCGCCCCGCCGCGCGCCCGATTCCCACGGTCGACGGCTGACGGCGGCGTTTCCGCTGAACCTGATCTCAATCCGATCCGGGCAGTATTGGGAGGGAGCGGGTAACGAGCAGACCGCCGACTATATCGACAATCTCCAGCCCAAGCTCATGCGCGGCATGGCGCATCTTTCATCCCATCCAGAGCAGACCGGCACGCTGACACTGCGCATCATGACCAATCTGGATGCCGAGGGCAGGCCCCGCGCCGAAACCTCGGTGCATGGCTATTTCCTCTCCATGGCGCATCTGGAAGAGTGGTCGCGCAGCCACGAGACCCATCTCGACATCTACCGGCATGCCATCGCCATGAACCGGCTCTACAAGGAAAAGCGCGAGGTGTTTACTTGGCACGAGGTGTTCGCGCTGCTGCCCGGCGCCCACGCCGAATATGCCAACTGCCATGGCGGCACCGGCCTGCTGCCTTACTTCGCTGACGCCTGA
- a CDS encoding inner-membrane translocator (PFAM: inner-membrane translocator~KEGG: ade:Adeh_2425 ABC branched-chain amino acid transporter, inner membrane subunit), with protein sequence MLQALVDGLLLGGVYGVIATGLSLVFGVLGVVNFAHAEFLMLGMYVAWFAWRYLGLDPLIGSVLSFVVVFAVGYGVQRTLIQRVLKAPPAAQVFLTVGLMIVIENAALMVFGSDFRSVSVPYQVEGYRLGDIFIGAPYLYAFIAAVILAAALWLFLDRSWMGRAIRAVAQDPMAATLVGVDTRRTYGLAFGLGVALTAFGGAVILPYITVSPTIGGQFVVLMFTVVVLGGLGSVAGALAGGIMVGIVQSLSTLVFPIQLQNLCLFVIFIAVLALRPQGLIKGA encoded by the coding sequence ATGCTTCAGGCCCTTGTCGATGGTCTCCTCCTGGGTGGCGTCTATGGCGTCATCGCCACCGGCCTCTCGCTGGTGTTCGGCGTGCTCGGGGTGGTCAATTTCGCCCATGCCGAATTCCTCATGCTCGGAATGTACGTGGCCTGGTTCGCCTGGCGCTATCTGGGGCTCGATCCGCTGATCGGATCGGTGCTGTCCTTCGTCGTGGTGTTCGCCGTGGGCTATGGGGTCCAGCGCACGCTCATTCAGCGCGTGCTGAAGGCGCCGCCGGCGGCGCAGGTTTTTCTCACCGTGGGCCTGATGATCGTCATCGAGAATGCCGCTCTGATGGTCTTCGGCTCCGACTTCCGGTCGGTGAGCGTGCCCTATCAGGTGGAAGGCTACAGGCTCGGCGACATCTTCATCGGCGCGCCCTACCTCTACGCCTTCATCGCCGCCGTCATTCTGGCCGCCGCACTTTGGCTGTTCCTCGACCGCTCCTGGATGGGCCGGGCCATCCGCGCCGTGGCGCAGGATCCCATGGCCGCGACGCTGGTGGGCGTGGATACACGGCGCACCTATGGGCTGGCCTTCGGCCTCGGCGTAGCCCTCACCGCCTTCGGCGGCGCGGTCATCCTGCCCTACATCACGGTCAGCCCCACCATCGGCGGGCAGTTCGTGGTGCTCATGTTCACGGTGGTGGTGCTGGGTGGCCTGGGCTCGGTGGCGGGGGCGCTGGCGGGCGGGATCATGGTGGGCATCGTGCAGTCCTTGTCCACCCTCGTCTTCCCCATCCAGC
- a CDS encoding putative cold-shock DNA-binding domain protein (PFAM: Cold-shock protein DNA-binding~SMART: Cold shock protein~KEGG: mlo:mlr8184 cold shock protein) gives MAEGTVKWFNAQKGFGFITPDSGGSDAFVHISAVERAGMSDLREGQKVAFELVTDRKSGKLSADQLKDLS, from the coding sequence ATGGCTGAGGGAACCGTAAAGTGGTTCAACGCCCAGAAGGGCTTTGGCTTCATCACTCCCGATTCTGGTGGCAGCGATGCCTTCGTGCATATCAGCGCGGTTGAGCGCGCAGGTATGTCGGACCTGCGCGAAGGTCAGAAGGTGGCCTTCGAGCTCGTCACGGATCGCAAGAGCGGCAAGCTGTCCGCGGATCAGCTCAAGGATCTGAGCTGA
- a CDS encoding Extracellular ligand-binding receptor (PFAM: Extracellular ligand-binding receptor~KEGG: rpe:RPE_1693 extracellular ligand-binding receptor): protein MMSAPLDRRRAAGVMLAAGAAVFASLLQPAHAADDVVVGVIQPLSGPNAQFGIGAQRGTELAAEMINAAGGIKSLGGAKIKLVAADVPTPNTAAATTQRLISQNGVSAVVGAFVSSTTLAASEVTERAGIPLVTFAFADQITGRGYQYVFQVSPKGTVFGAAQFDYATEIAKAAGEKIDKIAILYEDTAYGTAQAKGLRDAAKKAGVEIVLDEAYPLGITDVSPLVNKLRASGAQMAFPVSYLNDSLLIIRALRQQQIDIPVIGGAAGYIIPDFKKGLGDYAEGVLSVAAASGDLIPDLAAKYKEKYGAFITHEALIHAAALDAVAQAMEKAKSSDPQKVRDALASLDYCAGFARGVPGGCIKFDANGLNASAFPVMVQWRGDEPVTVYPPKAAKQAPIWRGKPVN, encoded by the coding sequence ATGATGTCCGCACCTCTCGACCGGCGCCGCGCGGCGGGTGTCATGCTCGCTGCCGGTGCCGCCGTGTTCGCGTCCCTCCTCCAGCCAGCGCATGCGGCGGATGATGTGGTGGTGGGCGTGATCCAACCGCTCTCGGGGCCAAACGCCCAGTTCGGCATCGGCGCCCAGCGCGGCACCGAGCTCGCGGCCGAGATGATCAACGCCGCCGGCGGCATCAAGTCCCTGGGCGGGGCCAAGATCAAGCTGGTGGCCGCCGACGTGCCGACCCCCAACACCGCCGCCGCGACCACCCAGCGCCTGATCTCCCAGAACGGCGTGAGCGCGGTGGTTGGCGCTTTCGTTTCTTCCACCACCCTGGCGGCGTCGGAAGTGACCGAACGTGCCGGCATCCCGCTGGTCACCTTCGCCTTCGCCGATCAGATCACCGGGCGCGGCTACCAGTACGTGTTCCAGGTGTCGCCGAAAGGCACGGTGTTCGGTGCCGCGCAGTTCGACTACGCCACCGAAATCGCCAAGGCCGCCGGCGAGAAGATCGACAAGATTGCTATCCTCTATGAGGACACGGCCTATGGCACCGCCCAGGCCAAGGGCCTGCGCGATGCCGCGAAAAAGGCCGGTGTCGAGATCGTGCTGGACGAGGCCTATCCGCTCGGCATCACTGATGTGTCGCCGCTGGTGAACAAGCTGAGGGCTTCGGGCGCCCAGATGGCGTTCCCGGTATCGTATCTCAACGACAGCCTGCTCATCATCCGCGCCCTGCGCCAGCAGCAGATCGATATCCCGGTGATTGGCGGCGCCGCCGGCTACATCATTCCCGACTTCAAGAAGGGCCTCGGCGACTACGCCGAGGGCGTGCTCTCGGTGGCGGCCGCCAGCGGCGACCTGATCCCCGATCTCGCCGCCAAGTACAAGGAGAAGTACGGCGCGTTCATCACCCACGAAGCCCTGATCCACGCAGCTGCCCTGGATGCGGTGGCTCAGGCCATGGAGAAGGCCAAGTCGTCCGATCCACAGAAGGTGCGCGACGCCCTCGCCAGCCTTGATTATTGCGCCGGCTTCGCACGCGGCGTCCCCGGTGGCTGCATCAAGTTCGATGCCAACGGCCTCAACGCGTCCGCCTTCCCGGTGATGGTGCAATGGCGCGGCGACGAGCCGGTCACCGTCTATCCGCCCAAGGCGGCAAAGCAGGCTCCCATCTGGCGCGGCAAGCCGGTGAACTGA
- a CDS encoding conserved hypothetical protein (KEGG: bja:bsl2245 hypothetical protein): protein MDVRTHETMVTFDHPFRIRGAEGVLPAGTYRVVIDKEQILDLSFIAYRRVATMLHTPAVAAP, encoded by the coding sequence ATGGACGTTCGCACCCATGAAACCATGGTTACGTTCGACCATCCTTTCCGGATCCGCGGCGCCGAGGGCGTGCTCCCGGCTGGAACCTATCGCGTGGTGATCGACAAGGAGCAGATCCTCGACCTTTCCTTCATCGCCTACCGGCGCGTGGCCACCATGCTGCACACGCCGGCCGTCGCGGCCCCGTAG